The following proteins come from a genomic window of Dysidea avara chromosome 12, odDysAvar1.4, whole genome shotgun sequence:
- the LOC136240163 gene encoding epidermal growth factor receptor-like, whose translation MEDTIDTGVIRHQNQNAFELPSLKIVSELMDPPKLGKISVIPASALEQTQLIGNGSCGQVYKGHWHTDTDRVSYLVAIKVFGTPLKNYRELINMKLDKFSSLEHENVLRLCSVSLDTQLILAYEYAPYNLRQYLMMNKLTLSAKDLISLSTQIAKGMAYLSSKGLSHGNLAARNIMIQQASTAKITDYNLYDLTVQSDWIPVRWLAPETLKYRKCNEKSDMWSYGVTLWEIMTFGAQPYHGKPISDILKALECNERLPQPVTVTADLHSILVGCWWLDPVMRPTFNEMVKIFTTIQSNPSQYVLTMVDGKLDTYLKLPPAISDVSPFENLSEIEGAGYLKMLPVGSVPSSPTNALEVPRNKTGTLASISSSSIMEDGTMVTTFMSKDIRAKDEQYEEMTAAQTEDIIYANPDQDEIDANDDDVYVNDEDDTYVNEDDKKEAETEELYSSADQPTEDEVYINPTPIEEELYDDVGPSDIPELYVDPATMTKHANQDGLYVNDTKPEDELYVTPEHMDNNEDEMYVVPSSQSDDQTALLDHEGRGYEKMKKGVSINDINAEYVYATKDDPIKLAVNASTTTEDGYQIMKSEQNRKSAAPQQPVADEEYVEVMPKTIGEGGYRESQIYSSVQ comes from the exons ATGGAGGATACAATTGACACTGGAGTGATTCGCCATCAGAACCAAAATGCATTCGAGTTACCCTCTTTGAAG ATAGTGAGTGAGTTGATGGATCCTCCCAAATTGGGTAAAATTTCAGTGATACCAGCTAGTGCCTTGGAACAGACACAGCTAATTGGCAATGGTTCTTGTGGCCAAGTGTACAAG GGTCACTggcacacagacacagacagaGTTAGCTATTTAGTAGCTATCAAAGTGTTCGGTACTCCTTTGAAAAACTACCGAGAATTGATTAATATG AAATTGGACAAGTTTTCTTCTTTGGAACATGAGAACGTGTTAAGGCTGTGCAGTGTGTCGTTGGATACACAATTAATTCTGGCCTATGAATATGCTCCATACAATCTACGTCAATACCTCATGATGAACAAACTGACATTATCTGCCAAGGACCTGATCTCACTATCAACACAAATAGCCAAG GGAATGGCTTACTTGTCTTCTAAAGGATTATCTCATGGAAATTTAGCAGCAAGAAACATTATGA TCCAGCAGGCATCAACAGCTAAAATTACTGACTACAACTTGTATGACCTGACTGTCCAGTCTGACTGGATACCTGTACGATGGCTGGCCCCTGAAACTCTcaagtacaggaaatgtaaTGAGAAATCTGATATGTGGTCCTACG GTGTAACATTATGGGAGATAATGACATTTGGTGCGCAGCCGTATCATGGCAAACCTATCAGTGATATACTGAAGGCTCTGGAGTGTAATGAACGACTACCACAACCAGTAACAGTGACTGCTGACCTTCATAGCATCTTAGTGGGAT GTTGGTGGTTGGATCCAGTGATGAGGCCAACATTTAATGagatggtgaaaattttcaCCACAATCCAAAGCAATCCATCACAATATGTCTTAACAATG GTGGATGGTAAGTTGGACACCTACTTAAAATTACCTCCTGCAATATCAGATGTTAGTCCATTTGAGAACCTGTCAGAGATTGAGGGAGCAGGTTACTTGAAGATGCTCCCTGTTGGCAGTGTTCCCTCATCTCCAACTAACGCTTTGGAAGTTCCAAGAAAT aaaactGGCACTCTAGCATCGATCAGCAGTAGCAGCATAATGGAAGATGGGACAATGGTAACTACCTTCATGAGCAAAGACATCAGAGCGAAAGATGAACAGTATGAAGAAATGACTGCTGCTCAAACGGAAGACATAATATATGCCAATCCTGATCAAGATGAGATTGACGCAAATGACGATGACGTTTATGTCAATGATGAAGATGATACGTATGTCAATGAAGATGATAAAAAAGAGGCCGAGACAGAAGAACTGTACTCCTCTGCAGATCAGCCTACAGAAGATGAGGTGTACATTAACCCTACGCCTATAGAAGAAGAGTTATATGATGATGTTGGTCCATCTGATATACCAGAGTTGTATGTTGACCCGGCAACTATGACCAAGCATGCCAACCAAGACGGGTTGTATGTTAACGACACTAAACCTGAAGATGAGCTGTATGTAACACCTGAACACATGGACAACAATGAAGATGAGATGTATGTGGTTCCGTCAAGTCAAAGTGATGACCAAACTGCTTTGTTAGATCACGAGGGGAGAGGCTACGAGAAAATGAAAAAAGGTGTTTCCATAAATGACATAAACGCAGAGTATGTGTACGCAACAAAAGATGATCCTATCAAACTCGCCGTAAACGCATCAACTACTACTGAAGATGGGTATCAAATAATGAAAAGTGAACAGAATAGAAAATCAGCTGCTCCCCAACAACCAGTTGCAGATGAGGAATATGTAGAAGTTATGCCAAAGACAATAGGTGAAGGCGGGTACCGTGAATCTCAAATATACTCTAGTGTACAGTAA
- the LOC136240172 gene encoding erlin-1-like, with amino-acid sequence MLNVAGPALAFLAALTAIFVNFSLHKIEEGNVSVYYRGGALLDGTYAPGYHFMIPFLTTYRSVQVTLQTDEVTNVPCGTSGGVMIYFDRVEVVNILESISVHEIVKKYTADYDRTLIFNKVHHELNQFCSSHSLQEVYIELFDRIDENLKNALQTDLDQMAPGLQVQAVRVTKPKIPESIRKNYELMEGEKTKLLISVQKQKVVEKEAETERKRAIIEAQKKAEVAGIEYEQKIMEKESMKKMSSIEDQAHLAKIFAKADADFYAVQKEAEANKLKLTSEYLELKRYEAVGRMTKVYYGPSIPNVFIEIPQTLSTAANPDAATTDTGSKSEQRLPLASDSKTAK; translated from the exons ATGCTAAACGTCGCGGGACCAGCTCTAGCCTTTCTGGCAGCATTGACCGCCATATTCGTTAACTTCTCGCTGCACAAGATTGAAGAAG GTAACGTTTCCGTGTACTACAGG GGTGGTGCTCTGCTAGATGGAACATATGCACCAGGATATCATTTTATGATCCCTTTCTTGACCACGTATAGGAGcgtacag GTTACACTACAGACAGATGAGGTCACTAATGTTCCGTGTGGTACTAGTGGTGGAGTCATGATTTATTTTGACCGTGTTGAAGTGGTCAACATACTGGAGTCAATTTCAG TTCATGAAATTGTCAAGAAGTACACGGCAGACTATGACCGAACCTTGATATTCAACAAAGTACATCACGAGCTGAACCAATTCTGTAGCTCGCACTCATTGCAAGAAGTGTACATCGAATTGTTTG ACCGTATTGATGAAAACTTGAAGAATGCTTTACAGACAGACTTAGACCAAATGGCACCCGGGTTACAAGTTCAA GCTGTTAGAGTTACCAAGCCGAAGATACCAGAAAGTATTAGGAAGAATTATGAGTTAAT GGAGGGAGAGAAGACCAAATTGTTGATATCTGTTCAGAAGCAGAAAGTTGTGGAGAAAGAAGCAGAGACAGAGAGGAAGAGAGCAATCATCG AGGCACAAAAGAAAGCTGAAGTTGCTGGAATTGAGTACGAGCAAAAGATTATGGAGAAGGAAAGTATGAAAAAAATGTCGTCCATCGAAG ATCAGGCTCATCTTGCTAAAATTTTTGCCAAAGCTGACGCCGACTTTTATGCTGTTCAAAAAGAGGCTGAAGCCAACAAG CTCAAGCTGACGTCAGAATATTTGGAATTGAAGCGTTACGAGGCAGTTGGTCGGATGACTAAAGTGTACTATGGTCCCAGTATTCCAAACGTGTTTATTGAGATACCCCAAACCCTCAGCACTGCAGCTAACCCTGATGCTGCTACTACTGACACTGGAAGCAAATCAGAGCAGCGTCTTCCACTAGCGTCTGATTCAAAAACAGCTAAATAA
- the LOC136240176 gene encoding deoxycytidylate deaminase-like codes for MASTITKRSGYLEWEDYFMGVAMLSAQRSKDPSTQVGACIVNADRKIVGIGYNGMPIGCSDDELPWAKEADSSLDTKYPYVCHAEMNAIMNKNSADVKGCTIYVALFPCNECSKLIIQSGIKEVIYLSDKHHDKDICVASRKLLDMAKIPYRQYVPKTPSLTINFNTV; via the exons ATGGCGAGCACAATAACGAAACGGTCAGGATATTTGGAGTGGGAGGATTATTTCATGGGAGTAGCCATGTTGTCTGCGCAGAGGAGCAAAGACCCTAGCACACAG GTTGGTGCTTGTATAGTGAACGCTGACCGTAAGATAGTTGGTATTGGTTACAATGGGATGCCGATTGGCTGCAGTGATGATGAATTGCCATGGGCCAAAGAAGCTGATAGTTCCCTGGACACCAAGTACCCTTATG TTTGCCATGCTGAGATGAATGCTATCATGAACAAGAACTCGGCAGATGTTAAGGGCTGTACGATCTACGTTGCCTTATTTCCTTGTAATGAGTGCTCCAAACTCATCATTCAGTCGGGAATTAAAGAAGTAATCTACTTGAGTGACAAACACCATGATAAAGATATATGTGTAGCTTCTAGGAAACTACTGGATATGGCTAAGATTCCATACAG GCAATATGTTCCCAAGACTCCGTCTTTGACTATCAATTTTAACACAGTATga
- the LOC136240174 gene encoding charged multivesicular body protein 2a-like — protein MPLFKRKSPEEVLKQNQRALNRVIRELDRERGKLETQEKKIIADIKKMAKTGQMEAVKIMAKDLVRTRNFVKKFYLMKANLQAVSLKIQTLRSQAAMAQALKGVSKAMHNINTKMNLPQLQKIMMEFERETEIMDLKEELMSDTIDDVIGEADEDEESEAIVSQVLDELGVEIGDQLVGLGPSNKVPQVGEATSDLEARLQNLKTD, from the exons ATGCCACTTTTCAAGAGGAAATCACCAGAAGAGGTTCTTAAACAGAACCAGAGGGCCCTAAACAGAGTTATAAG AGAACTAGACAGGGAGAGAGGCAAGTTAGAAACACAAGAGAAGAAGATTATTGCTGATATCAAGAAGATGGCCAAGACTGGTCAAATG GAAGCAGTGAAGATTATGGCAAAAGATTTGGTGAGAACAAGAAACTTTGTCAAGAAATTCTACCTCATGAAGGCCAACCTGCAAGCAGTGTCACTCAAGATACag ACTCTACGATCACAGGCAGCCATGGCTCAAGCACTAAAAGGAGTATCAAAG GCGATGCACAATATCAACACTAAGATGAACTTGCCTCAACTACAGAAGATCATGATGGAGTTTGAGAGAGAG ACGGAGATCATGGACCTCAAGGAAGAGTTAATGAGTGACACCATCGATGATGTAATTGGGGAGGCTGATGAAGATGAGGAAAG TGAGGCTATTGTTTCACAAGTGTTGGACGAGCTTGGAGTTGAGATTGGAGATCAG TTGGTAGGACTAGGACCATCAAACAAAGTCCCTCAAGTGGGAGAAGCAACATCAGACTTAGAAGCAAG GCTACAAAATTTGAAGACAgactaa